A part of Melittangium boletus DSM 14713 genomic DNA contains:
- a CDS encoding cytochrome c oxidase assembly factor Coa1 family protein, translated as MNTTSESPMAPQKSWWGRNWPWVIPVGCLGLLLSCGCLGALFAGLALKSFSDTPVFTESVARAKQSPEVREALGEPIETSWLGQQMNIKTHNDEGLAQLTIPLKGPRGEGLLRVKATKTDGTWRFQTLRVDVPDHAPIDLLDTPSDEPPELSEPPSSRPDLPQVEPLPEEDEEPPAPSEQEIDL; from the coding sequence ATGAACACGACGTCCGAGAGCCCCATGGCCCCCCAGAAGAGCTGGTGGGGCCGCAACTGGCCCTGGGTGATTCCCGTGGGGTGTCTGGGCCTGCTGCTGTCCTGCGGATGCCTGGGTGCCCTCTTCGCGGGCCTCGCCCTCAAGAGCTTCAGCGACACCCCCGTCTTCACGGAGTCGGTGGCCCGCGCGAAGCAATCCCCCGAGGTGCGCGAGGCGCTCGGAGAGCCCATCGAGACGAGCTGGCTCGGGCAGCAGATGAACATCAAGACCCACAACGACGAGGGACTGGCCCAGCTCACCATCCCCCTCAAGGGTCCCCGGGGCGAGGGCCTGCTGCGCGTCAAGGCCACCAAGACCGACGGCACCTGGCGCTTCCAGACCCTCCGGGTGGACGTGCCCGACCATGCCCCCATCGATCTGCTCGACACGCCCTCCGACGAGCCGCCGGAATTGTCCGAGCCCCCCTCCTCCCGCCCGGACCTGCCCCAGGTGGAGCCCCTGCCCGAGGAGGACGAGGAGCCCCCCGCCCCGTCCGAGCAGGAGATCGACCTGTAG
- a CDS encoding helix-turn-helix domain-containing protein, with amino-acid sequence MFQRAQALLLVAEGHTLAQAAHVTGLSRPTVYFWLKRYVQQRRVEALHDGPRRGRPPAADCIGPEQILLELSSPPSDWGYSTHTWTVALLAGHLERRYGCPINPRTLRRRMKAMGLRWKRPRYVFSEKAPHLPQKKERLSVG; translated from the coding sequence GTGTTCCAGCGTGCGCAAGCGCTGCTGCTGGTAGCTGAGGGCCACACGCTGGCCCAGGCGGCGCACGTCACGGGGTTGAGCCGACCGACGGTGTACTTCTGGCTCAAACGCTACGTGCAACAGCGGCGCGTCGAAGCACTGCACGACGGACCTCGCCGCGGACGGCCACCGGCCGCCGACTGCATCGGCCCGGAGCAGATACTCCTCGAACTCAGCAGTCCCCCCTCGGACTGGGGCTATAGCACCCACACCTGGACGGTGGCGCTGCTGGCCGGGCACCTGGAGCGGCGCTACGGCTGCCCCATCAATCCCCGCACCCTGCGCCGCCGCATGAAGGCCATGGGCCTGCGCTGGAAACGTCCGCGCTACGTCTTCTCGGAGAAGGCGCCCCACCTGCCCCAAAAAAAGGAGCGCTTGTCCGTCGGCTGA
- a CDS encoding IS630 family transposase has product MPESAVFLFEDETFLRQFPPLRAAWAPRGEQARVPITGQNAKRVLFGALNPLTGHRVVLQRPSLRQEDFQAFLRLLRAHYPGRPLFLLLDKAGCHTAARTLQLTARLDIHLLWLPKQWSELNAMDHLWRGLKQHVASNRQYPTVDAQAQDAEDWVLDLSPRQALRKAGVLSRRFWLRSFL; this is encoded by the coding sequence TTGCCCGAGAGCGCGGTGTTCCTCTTCGAGGACGAGACCTTCCTGCGTCAGTTTCCGCCGCTACGCGCGGCGTGGGCTCCCCGAGGGGAGCAGGCCCGCGTGCCCATCACCGGGCAGAACGCGAAGCGTGTCCTCTTCGGTGCGCTCAATCCGCTCACCGGCCACCGTGTCGTTCTCCAGCGCCCCTCTCTGCGTCAGGAGGACTTCCAGGCCTTCCTTCGGCTGTTGCGAGCGCACTATCCCGGGCGCCCCCTCTTCCTGCTGCTGGACAAGGCTGGCTGCCACACCGCCGCACGTACTCTGCAACTGACTGCGCGCCTGGACATCCACCTGCTGTGGTTACCCAAGCAGTGGTCGGAACTCAACGCCATGGACCACCTGTGGCGCGGCCTCAAGCAGCACGTCGCGTCCAACCGCCAATACCCCACCGTTGACGCACAGGCCCAGGACGCCGAAGACTGGGTGCTGGACCTGTCGCCTCGGCAGGCTCTACGCAAGGCAGGAGTCCTCTCCCGCCGCTTCTGGCTCCGTTCCTTTTTGTAA
- a CDS encoding electron transfer flavoprotein subunit alpha/FixB family protein, which produces MSIVLIVAEQQPDGHLRKATLNAVSAGKQLADKAGAELHLVLLSKDPSKVAEELKGLGAKVVHTAAAGEFEHYLAETYAPAIAELATSLNASYVGMASTAQGKDLLPRVAARLKAAMATDVMGFGGAGADITFHRPMWAGNVFAEVKLSTPVKVFTLRPTEFPAAATGQGAAEHKTFSPKVESGKTKFVSFNEVKSARPELTEARVVVSGGRGTKGDFKEIEALADLLNGAVGASRAVCDAGWVPNDLQVGQTGKVVAPQLYIAAGISGAIQHLAGMKSSKTIVAINKDAEAPIFQVADYGLVDDLFKVLPALREAVAKIKG; this is translated from the coding sequence ATGTCGATCGTTCTCATCGTCGCGGAGCAGCAGCCGGACGGACACCTGCGCAAGGCCACCCTCAACGCCGTGAGCGCCGGTAAGCAGCTCGCGGACAAGGCCGGCGCCGAGCTGCACCTGGTGCTGCTGTCCAAGGATCCCTCGAAGGTCGCCGAGGAGCTCAAGGGCCTGGGCGCCAAGGTGGTGCACACCGCCGCCGCGGGCGAGTTCGAGCACTACCTGGCCGAGACGTACGCCCCGGCCATCGCGGAGCTCGCCACGAGCCTCAACGCCTCCTACGTGGGCATGGCGTCCACCGCCCAGGGCAAGGACTTGCTGCCGCGCGTCGCCGCCCGGCTGAAGGCCGCCATGGCCACGGACGTGATGGGCTTTGGTGGCGCGGGCGCGGACATCACCTTCCACCGGCCCATGTGGGCGGGCAACGTCTTCGCCGAGGTGAAGCTGTCCACCCCGGTGAAGGTCTTCACGCTGCGCCCCACCGAGTTCCCGGCCGCCGCCACGGGCCAGGGCGCCGCCGAGCACAAGACGTTCTCGCCCAAGGTGGAGAGCGGCAAGACGAAGTTCGTGAGCTTCAACGAGGTCAAGAGCGCGCGGCCGGAGCTCACCGAGGCGCGCGTGGTCGTCTCCGGAGGCCGCGGCACCAAGGGCGACTTCAAGGAGATCGAGGCCCTGGCCGACCTGCTCAACGGCGCGGTGGGTGCCTCGCGCGCGGTGTGTGACGCCGGCTGGGTGCCCAACGATCTGCAGGTGGGTCAGACGGGCAAGGTCGTCGCGCCGCAGCTCTACATCGCCGCGGGCATCTCCGGCGCCATCCAGCACCTGGCGGGCATGAAGAGCTCCAAGACGATCGTCGCCATCAACAAGGACGCCGAGGCCCCCATCTTCCAGGTGGCGGACTACGGCTTGGTGGATGACCTCTTCAAGGTCCTGCCCGCGCTGCGCGAGGCGGTGGCCAAGATCAAGGGCTAA
- a CDS encoding electron transfer flavoprotein subunit beta/FixA family protein, whose amino-acid sequence MKILVTAKRVEDPESKIKVKPDGSDIVKEGLKYKINPFDEIGVEEALRLVAKHGGEVVVVSIGGKEVQEQLRHALAMGATRAVWVNHAGALDQMGVAALLQKVADKEKPDLVILGKQSIDDDQNQVGQYLAEYLGWGQATFASKVESLESEQEKSKTPALHVAADGKSVRVVREVDNGLATVECTLPAIVTTDLRLNLPRYASLPGIMKAKSKPIEELTPEKLGADVAPKIQVLKLASPPARKAGIKVPDVATLVDKLRNEAKAL is encoded by the coding sequence GTGAAGATCCTCGTCACCGCCAAGCGCGTGGAAGACCCCGAGTCCAAGATCAAGGTGAAGCCGGATGGCTCGGACATCGTGAAGGAGGGGTTGAAGTACAAGATCAACCCCTTCGATGAGATCGGAGTGGAGGAGGCCCTGCGTCTCGTGGCCAAGCATGGCGGCGAGGTGGTGGTCGTCTCCATCGGCGGCAAGGAGGTCCAGGAGCAGCTGCGGCACGCGCTGGCCATGGGCGCCACCCGCGCGGTGTGGGTGAACCACGCGGGCGCGTTGGATCAGATGGGCGTGGCGGCGCTGCTGCAGAAGGTGGCGGACAAGGAGAAGCCGGACCTGGTCATCCTCGGCAAGCAGTCCATCGACGACGACCAGAACCAGGTGGGCCAGTATCTGGCCGAGTACCTGGGCTGGGGCCAGGCCACGTTCGCCTCCAAGGTGGAGTCGCTGGAGAGCGAGCAGGAGAAGAGCAAGACGCCCGCGCTGCACGTGGCGGCGGATGGCAAGTCGGTGCGCGTGGTGCGCGAGGTGGACAACGGCCTGGCCACGGTGGAGTGCACGCTGCCGGCGATCGTCACCACGGACCTGCGCCTGAACCTGCCGCGCTACGCGAGCCTGCCGGGCATCATGAAGGCCAAGAGCAAGCCCATCGAGGAGCTGACGCCGGAGAAGCTGGGCGCGGACGTGGCCCCGAAGATCCAGGTGCTCAAGCTGGCGTCGCCCCCGGCGCGCAAGGCGGGCATCAAGGTGCCGGACGTGGCGACCCTGGTGGACAAGCTGCGCAACGAGGCCAAGGCCCTCTGA
- a CDS encoding acyl-CoA dehydrogenase family protein: MDFQLSDSQRALQDMARKFAREVMRPKAAHHDETSEFPRAIIASAWENGLLNMNLPESCGGLGLSHLDQLLAYEELAWGCSGMATSITANDLANLPIVVGASEEQKKRLLTPFTQEFKLAAFCLTEPEAGSDVANMGTTAVRDGDHYVLNGSKCFITNGGHADQYTVFATVDKAKKHKGITCFVVEGRPKGLTAGKHENKMGQRASDTVALTFEDVRVPVANRIGEEGEGFRIAMETLDNSRPITAIMSVGIARAALEYSLEYSAQRKTFGKPIREHQAIQFMLADMAMNTHAARLLCHQSAWLLDEGQKNTLLSSYAKCFAADMAMKVATDAVQVYGGYGYIKEYPVEKLMRDAKLIQIYEGTSQVQRLVIAKELFK, translated from the coding sequence ATGGATTTCCAGCTCTCCGACTCCCAGCGCGCCCTGCAGGACATGGCGCGCAAGTTCGCCCGCGAGGTGATGCGCCCCAAGGCGGCCCACCACGACGAGACCTCGGAGTTCCCCCGGGCCATCATCGCCTCGGCCTGGGAGAATGGCCTGCTCAACATGAACCTGCCCGAGTCGTGTGGCGGCCTCGGGCTGTCCCACCTCGATCAGCTCCTGGCCTACGAGGAGCTGGCCTGGGGGTGCTCGGGCATGGCCACCTCCATCACGGCCAACGACCTGGCCAACCTGCCCATCGTGGTGGGCGCCAGCGAGGAGCAGAAGAAGCGCCTGCTCACCCCCTTCACGCAGGAGTTCAAGCTCGCGGCCTTCTGCCTCACCGAGCCGGAGGCGGGCTCGGACGTGGCCAACATGGGCACCACCGCCGTGCGCGATGGCGACCACTACGTGCTCAATGGCTCCAAGTGCTTCATCACCAACGGAGGCCACGCGGACCAGTACACGGTGTTCGCCACGGTGGACAAGGCCAAGAAGCATAAGGGCATCACCTGCTTCGTGGTGGAGGGCCGTCCCAAGGGCCTCACCGCGGGCAAGCACGAGAACAAGATGGGCCAGCGCGCGAGCGACACCGTCGCCCTCACCTTCGAGGACGTGCGCGTGCCGGTGGCCAACCGCATCGGCGAGGAGGGCGAGGGCTTCCGCATCGCCATGGAGACGCTCGATAACAGCCGTCCCATCACCGCCATCATGTCCGTGGGCATCGCCCGCGCGGCCCTCGAGTACTCCCTGGAGTACTCCGCTCAGCGCAAGACGTTCGGCAAGCCCATTCGTGAACACCAGGCCATCCAGTTCATGCTCGCCGACATGGCCATGAACACCCACGCCGCGCGGCTGCTGTGCCACCAGAGCGCCTGGCTCCTGGACGAGGGTCAGAAGAACACCCTCCTGTCCTCCTACGCCAAGTGCTTCGCGGCGGACATGGCCATGAAGGTCGCCACCGACGCCGTCCAGGTCTACGGCGGTTACGGCTACATCAAGGAATACCCGGTGGAGAAGCTCATGCGCGACGCCAAGCTCATCCAGATCTACGAGGGCACCAGTCAGGTGCAGCGCCTGGTCATCGCCAAGGAGCTGTTCAAATAA
- the fsa gene encoding fructose-6-phosphate aldolase, with protein sequence MKFFIDTADIKEIRTAYDMGCVDGVTTNPSLLAKAGRGLEETIREICSIVDGPVSAECVSEKADELVKEGRGLAKIHSNVVVKVPMGVEGMKAVKTLTAEGIKTNVTLCFSANQALLAAKAGATYISPFVGRLDDISQDGMELIAHIIEIYQNYDFQTQVLVASVRNPVHVLQAARMGADVATLPFSVIKQLAQHPLTDAGIAKFLADWEKVPKAAKP encoded by the coding sequence ATGAAGTTCTTCATCGATACCGCTGACATCAAGGAAATCCGCACGGCTTACGACATGGGCTGCGTGGACGGCGTCACCACCAACCCGTCGTTGCTGGCCAAGGCGGGCCGCGGGCTGGAGGAGACCATCCGGGAAATCTGTTCCATCGTGGATGGCCCGGTGAGCGCCGAGTGTGTCTCGGAGAAGGCGGACGAGCTGGTCAAGGAAGGCCGGGGCCTGGCGAAGATCCACTCGAACGTGGTGGTGAAGGTGCCCATGGGCGTGGAGGGAATGAAGGCCGTCAAGACGCTCACCGCCGAGGGCATCAAGACCAACGTCACGCTGTGCTTCTCCGCCAACCAGGCGCTGCTCGCGGCCAAGGCGGGTGCGACGTACATCTCGCCCTTCGTGGGCCGCCTGGATGACATCTCGCAGGATGGCATGGAACTCATCGCCCACATCATCGAGATCTACCAGAACTACGACTTCCAGACGCAGGTGCTGGTGGCGAGCGTGCGCAACCCCGTGCACGTGCTGCAGGCGGCGCGCATGGGCGCGGACGTGGCCACGCTGCCCTTCAGCGTCATCAAGCAGCTGGCTCAGCACCCGCTCACCGACGCGGGCATCGCCAAGTTCCTGGCGGACTGGGAGAAGGTCCCCAAGGCGGCCAAGCCGTAG
- a CDS encoding KpsF/GutQ family sugar-phosphate isomerase, which produces MARVTRSTARKPRLRALPPQDAPAPAALQASAEREATLAYARGVLEAEAQAILGLMGRLDTPFLRALELVRDCAGQTVVTGIGKAGLIGQKLSATLASTGVRSVFLHPTEAAHGDLGRVSRGDVILALSNSGTTEELVRLLPSFKRLGAPIIALTGDAESPLARGADVVLDIGRIEEACPMGLVPTASTAALHALGDALTMAVLRARSFSSAEYALLHPAGKIGRAVMRVAELMRSGPANPLVRDTAKLSEAVVVMTNTPGRPGATNVVDRQGRLVGIFTDGDLRRLVEQGHTDFERPLREVMGKRPRCVGPEVLVLEATRLMREARVDQLPVVDAEGKAVGLLDVQDLLAARSF; this is translated from the coding sequence ATGGCCCGAGTCACCCGAAGCACCGCCCGGAAGCCGCGCCTTCGCGCCCTCCCCCCTCAGGATGCGCCCGCGCCCGCCGCGTTGCAGGCCTCCGCCGAACGCGAGGCCACGCTCGCCTACGCGCGCGGTGTGCTGGAAGCGGAGGCCCAGGCCATCCTCGGGTTGATGGGACGGCTGGACACGCCCTTCCTGCGCGCGCTGGAGCTGGTGCGCGACTGCGCGGGCCAGACGGTGGTGACGGGGATCGGCAAGGCCGGGCTCATCGGCCAGAAGCTGTCCGCCACGCTCGCCTCCACGGGCGTGCGCTCCGTCTTCCTGCACCCCACCGAGGCGGCGCATGGAGACCTGGGCCGGGTGAGCCGGGGCGATGTCATCCTCGCGCTGTCCAACAGCGGCACCACGGAAGAGCTGGTGCGGCTGCTGCCCTCCTTCAAGCGGCTGGGCGCGCCCATCATCGCCCTCACCGGGGACGCGGAGAGCCCGCTCGCGCGAGGCGCGGACGTGGTGCTGGACATCGGCCGCATCGAGGAGGCGTGCCCCATGGGCCTGGTGCCCACCGCGTCCACCGCCGCCCTGCATGCCCTGGGAGACGCGCTCACCATGGCCGTGCTGCGCGCCCGCTCCTTCAGCTCCGCCGAGTACGCCCTGCTCCACCCCGCCGGCAAGATTGGCCGCGCCGTCATGCGCGTGGCCGAGCTGATGCGCTCGGGCCCCGCCAACCCGCTCGTGCGCGACACCGCGAAGCTGTCCGAGGCCGTGGTGGTGATGACCAATACCCCTGGCCGGCCCGGTGCCACCAACGTCGTGGACCGCCAGGGCAGGCTCGTGGGCATCTTCACGGACGGAGACCTGCGCCGGCTCGTCGAGCAGGGCCACACGGACTTCGAGCGGCCCCTGCGCGAGGTGATGGGCAAGCGGCCCCGGTGCGTGGGCCCCGAGGTACTGGTGCTCGAGGCCACCCGGCTCATGCGCGAGGCGCGCGTGGACCAGTTGCCCGTGGTGGACGCCGAGGGCAAGGCCGTGGGCCTGCTCGACGTGCAGGATCTGCTGGCCGCCCGGTCCTTCTAG
- a CDS encoding tetratricopeptide repeat protein, whose protein sequence is MAVSKLVAAAVRLMKQGRLKEAAREFDKALAQEPHNGQALLGLARVRLAQYDDKAARVVLGRLVELNPTHPEALSHLARLEAEEGNASALELLGTLASQPNAGFFEWLNHGRALLSAGRHEAATVELERAARAQPNNTQVLTYLGMALQGQKRLDEALKRYQEAAAASHSEHLPLVLASRVQTHKGQVGAAMESLRQAILRAPREPSLFREFASLCLISGAADEAQRAAVELRLLLPASVDAIYLHGLSLLVGNKADEAEPVLREALGKAPDSPDVRQALAKARRKQGDDAEAQRLLEEAVALAPTALGPANDLAVLHLSQPGGADAARVVMERVLVAHPEDPGANLNLALALMNSDAARALTHAQRAQASREPHIREQADRLVAALGAKAN, encoded by the coding sequence ATGGCCGTCTCCAAGCTGGTCGCCGCCGCGGTGCGGCTCATGAAGCAGGGTCGTCTCAAGGAAGCGGCTCGTGAGTTCGACAAGGCCCTCGCCCAGGAGCCCCACAATGGCCAGGCGCTGCTGGGGCTGGCGCGGGTGCGGCTCGCCCAGTACGACGACAAGGCGGCGCGGGTGGTGCTGGGCCGCCTGGTGGAACTGAATCCCACGCACCCCGAGGCCCTGAGTCACCTGGCGCGGCTGGAGGCCGAGGAGGGCAATGCGTCCGCGCTGGAGCTGCTGGGCACGCTCGCCTCCCAGCCCAACGCGGGCTTCTTCGAGTGGCTCAACCATGGCCGGGCCCTGCTCTCGGCGGGCCGTCACGAGGCCGCGACCGTCGAGCTGGAGCGGGCCGCGCGCGCGCAGCCGAACAACACCCAGGTCCTCACCTACCTGGGCATGGCGCTCCAGGGGCAGAAGCGCCTGGATGAGGCGCTCAAGCGCTACCAGGAGGCCGCGGCGGCCTCCCATTCCGAGCACCTGCCGCTGGTGCTGGCCTCGCGGGTCCAGACGCACAAGGGGCAGGTGGGCGCGGCGATGGAGTCCCTGCGCCAGGCCATCCTCCGGGCGCCCCGGGAGCCGAGCTTGTTCCGGGAGTTCGCCTCCCTGTGCCTCATCTCCGGGGCCGCGGACGAGGCCCAGCGCGCCGCCGTCGAGCTGCGCCTGCTGCTGCCGGCGAGCGTGGACGCCATCTACCTGCATGGCCTGTCGCTGCTGGTGGGCAACAAGGCCGACGAGGCCGAGCCCGTGCTGCGCGAGGCCCTGGGCAAGGCGCCCGACTCCCCGGACGTGCGCCAGGCCCTGGCCAAGGCGCGGCGCAAGCAGGGCGATGACGCCGAGGCCCAGCGCCTGCTGGAGGAGGCGGTGGCCCTGGCGCCCACCGCGCTCGGTCCCGCCAATGACCTGGCCGTGCTGCACCTGTCCCAGCCGGGAGGCGCGGACGCGGCGCGAGTGGTGATGGAGCGCGTCCTGGTGGCCCATCCCGAGGATCCGGGCGCGAACCTCAATCTGGCGCTCGCGCTGATGAACAGCGACGCGGCGCGGGCGCTCACCCACGCCCAGCGGGCCCAGGCCAGCCGGGAGCCCCACATCCGCGAGCAGGCGGACCGGCTCGTGGCGGCGCTCGGCGCGAAGGCGAACTGA
- a CDS encoding D-2-hydroxyacid dehydrogenase family protein — MKVALLDDYQRVALTFADWSRLPPGTELVVFDQPMPDPEAVAKALEPFDVIVAMRERTPFPAALLHWLPRLRLLVTTGSRNASIDLEACRARDITVCGTGATGTPTAELTWGLILALLKRIPEEDRALRAGRWQTGLTTGLEGKRLGLVGLGRLGTQVARVGRAFGMDVVGWSPNLTDERAQAAGARRVEKAELFATSDVISLHLVLGERTRGIVGAEELNAMKPEACFINTSRAGLVDEEALLHVLREGRIAGAGLDVFSTEPLPADHPLTSLPHVVLTPHLGYVTRENYAVFYRDALEDILAWRAGAPVRLLT, encoded by the coding sequence ATGAAAGTCGCCCTCCTCGATGACTACCAGCGGGTCGCCCTGACGTTCGCCGACTGGAGCCGCCTGCCCCCTGGCACCGAGCTCGTGGTGTTCGATCAACCCATGCCGGACCCCGAGGCCGTGGCCAAGGCCCTCGAGCCCTTCGACGTCATCGTCGCCATGCGCGAGCGCACGCCCTTCCCCGCCGCGCTCCTGCACTGGCTGCCCCGGCTGCGGCTGCTCGTCACCACCGGCTCGCGCAACGCGTCCATCGATCTGGAGGCCTGCCGGGCCCGCGACATCACCGTATGTGGTACCGGCGCCACCGGCACGCCCACCGCGGAGCTCACCTGGGGCCTCATCCTCGCGCTCCTCAAGCGCATCCCCGAGGAGGATCGGGCGCTGCGCGCGGGGCGGTGGCAGACGGGCCTCACCACGGGGCTGGAGGGCAAGCGGCTGGGACTCGTGGGGCTCGGCCGGCTCGGCACGCAGGTGGCGCGCGTGGGACGGGCGTTCGGCATGGACGTGGTGGGCTGGAGCCCGAACCTCACCGACGAGCGGGCCCAGGCGGCGGGCGCGCGCCGGGTGGAGAAGGCCGAGCTGTTCGCCACCTCGGACGTCATCAGCCTGCACCTCGTGCTCGGCGAGCGCACGCGCGGCATCGTCGGCGCCGAGGAGTTGAACGCGATGAAGCCCGAGGCCTGCTTCATCAACACCTCCCGGGCGGGGCTGGTGGACGAGGAGGCCTTGTTGCACGTGCTGCGAGAGGGGCGCATCGCCGGAGCCGGACTGGATGTGTTCTCCACCGAGCCCCTGCCCGCCGATCACCCGCTCACGAGCCTGCCCCACGTCGTGCTGACGCCCCACCTGGGCTACGTGACGCGGGAGAACTACGCGGTCTTCTACCGCGACGCGCTGGAGGACATTCTCGCGTGGCGGGCCGGCGCCCCGGTGCGGCTGCTCACCTGA
- a CDS encoding SgcJ/EcaC family oxidoreductase, with translation MSRILRAASIVVLSLVFTACAHADHAQDELAIRQLVAVQTEAWNRQDATAWTADYIPDADFVNIVGTVFTGREEIAQRHAAIFNTIFKGSHAEVTVRKLVFLGEDVAVVDTTHQVTQYQGLPPGVQATEPGLLRTQMKYVMQRVDGQWRIVAGQNTDEKPKP, from the coding sequence ATGTCACGTATTCTTCGCGCCGCGTCCATCGTGGTGCTGTCGTTGGTGTTCACGGCGTGCGCGCATGCCGATCATGCCCAGGACGAGCTGGCCATCCGCCAGTTGGTGGCCGTGCAGACCGAGGCGTGGAACCGCCAGGACGCGACGGCCTGGACCGCCGACTACATTCCGGACGCGGATTTCGTCAACATCGTGGGAACCGTCTTCACGGGACGCGAGGAGATCGCGCAGCGTCACGCCGCCATCTTCAACACCATCTTCAAGGGCAGCCACGCCGAGGTGACGGTGCGCAAGCTGGTGTTCCTCGGGGAAGACGTGGCCGTGGTGGACACCACCCACCAGGTGACCCAGTACCAGGGCCTGCCTCCGGGCGTGCAGGCCACCGAGCCGGGCCTGCTGCGCACCCAGATGAAGTACGTGATGCAGCGCGTGGATGGCCAGTGGCGGATCGTCGCCGGACAGAACACCGACGAGAAGCCCAAGCCGTAG